The following coding sequences are from one Paenibacillus tundrae window:
- a CDS encoding carbohydrate ABC transporter permease, with amino-acid sequence MRKGKPSRLRNSSTGDRAFDTINITFMVCLMIVTIYPFINMIAVSFNDANDAIRGGIYLWPRVWTLDNYKYIFGESDIYHATLISALRTVIGTVVSVFCTAMLAYTVSRQEFVLRKFVTMFFVFTMYFSGGLIPGYLLIRDLGLIGSFWVYIIPGVIGVFNMIVIRSFIEGLPEGILESARIDGAGEFTTFIRVVLPLTIPAMATVSLFVAVGQWNSWFDVFLYNSSNKELSTLQYELMKILQTSTTAATATASDAYQSAESSGTAVTPTSIRATMTIIASVPILMVYPFLQKYFVQGMTIGGVKG; translated from the coding sequence ATGCGAAAAGGAAAACCGTCCCGACTGCGTAATAGCAGCACAGGGGATCGGGCGTTTGACACCATAAACATTACCTTCATGGTGTGCCTGATGATCGTTACTATCTATCCATTTATTAATATGATTGCCGTGTCCTTTAACGATGCGAATGATGCCATTCGTGGTGGAATCTATCTGTGGCCACGGGTGTGGACATTGGATAATTATAAGTATATTTTCGGTGAATCGGATATCTATCACGCTACGCTAATCTCGGCACTGCGGACGGTGATTGGTACGGTGGTATCCGTGTTCTGTACAGCGATGTTGGCTTATACGGTCAGCCGTCAAGAGTTTGTGCTTCGTAAGTTTGTTACGATGTTCTTTGTATTCACGATGTACTTTAGTGGAGGATTGATTCCGGGTTATCTATTGATCCGTGATCTTGGACTCATTGGCTCCTTCTGGGTGTATATCATTCCGGGTGTGATCGGTGTATTCAATATGATCGTCATTCGATCCTTTATTGAGGGACTTCCCGAAGGTATTCTGGAGTCGGCGCGTATTGACGGAGCAGGAGAGTTTACGACCTTTATCCGCGTTGTGCTTCCATTAACCATTCCTGCGATGGCAACCGTATCACTCTTTGTGGCAGTGGGACAATGGAACTCGTGGTTTGATGTGTTCCTGTACAACTCTTCCAATAAAGAACTTAGCACCTTACAGTACGAATTGATGAAAATTTTGCAAACGTCAACAACTGCAGCCACTGCAACGGCAAGCGATGCGTATCAATCTGCCGAGAGCAGTGGGACAGCGGTTACACCGACGTCCATTCGAGCAACGATGACCATTATTGCAAGTGTTCCTATACTTATGGTTTATCCGTTCCTGCAGAAGTACTTTGTACAAGGTATGACAATCGGTGGTGTAAAAGGATAA
- a CDS encoding ABC transporter permease, with amino-acid sequence MPPASEPKGIKANSFFKRLVQQRTLALMCIPFVIWAFIFKYLPLWGWTMAFQNFKPARSFSDQQWVGWHHFSILFEDNTFYRVLRNTLVMSSIKLVLGFVTAITLALLLNELKNVIFKRFVQTVSYLPHFISWVVASSIVLTVLSPDGIINLLLTKLHLIDSPILWMGKGEYFWGILGATEVWKDVGWNTIIYLAAITAIDPAQYEAAEIDGASRFKRMLYITLPGLKPVIVILLIMNMGSILESGFEPQYLLGNGMNMDYSENLDIFVLKYGLGMGNFSLGTAAGIFKTVVSFIFLFSANFIAKKMGESRLF; translated from the coding sequence ATGCCTCCGGCTTCGGAACCAAAGGGAATCAAAGCGAATTCGTTCTTTAAACGGCTTGTGCAGCAACGAACGCTGGCCTTGATGTGTATACCGTTCGTCATATGGGCTTTTATTTTCAAATACCTGCCGCTATGGGGATGGACCATGGCTTTTCAGAATTTCAAACCAGCGAGATCCTTCTCGGATCAGCAATGGGTAGGATGGCATCATTTCAGTATATTGTTTGAGGACAATACATTCTACCGAGTGCTGCGAAATACGCTGGTGATGAGCTCGATCAAACTCGTGCTCGGATTCGTAACAGCCATCACGCTGGCTCTGTTGTTGAATGAGCTGAAAAATGTAATCTTTAAACGGTTTGTACAAACGGTCAGTTATCTACCACACTTTATTTCTTGGGTAGTCGCTTCAAGTATTGTGCTAACCGTTCTGTCACCCGATGGTATTATCAATCTGCTTCTTACGAAGCTTCACCTGATTGATAGTCCAATCTTGTGGATGGGGAAAGGGGAGTACTTCTGGGGGATTTTAGGAGCCACAGAAGTATGGAAGGATGTCGGCTGGAATACGATCATCTATTTGGCCGCCATTACAGCCATTGACCCTGCTCAATATGAAGCTGCCGAGATCGACGGAGCTAGTCGATTCAAACGGATGTTATATATCACACTGCCCGGCTTGAAGCCCGTTATTGTGATCTTGTTGATTATGAATATGGGGAGTATCCTTGAGTCCGGATTCGAACCACAATATTTGCTGGGTAACGGGATGAACATGGACTATTCGGAGAACCTGGATATCTTTGTACTGAAATATGGTTTGGGAATGGGGAACTTTTCCTTGGGTACAGCAGCAGGCATCTTCAAAACCGTAGTCAGCTTCATCTTCCTTTTCTCCGCGAACTTTATAGCGAAAAAAATGGGAGAAAGCAGATTATTCTAA
- a CDS encoding ABC transporter substrate-binding protein — protein MVKPKLKTAGLAVVLMALLAGCSQNNSSSSPSTPTEDDNSPVTFSYYMFSPGKKDTLASETRIGKELQEQTGVDFKMEYLVGDSATKAGVMIASGDYPDVISSSGEMSKLLDAGAYIPLDDLIEEYGPNIKRVYGPYFDKMRNAEDGKIYALPYTANQGEYSGNPNVGGGAFWIQRSVLKEFNYPKITTLDEYFDLIEDYKEKHPTVDGAETIGFVSLAGVANNFFTLQNPAMHLAGYPNDGSVMVDMNTHEAKVVAGTDEQKKWIQKLNEINAKGMLDPESFTMNKDQYLAKLTSGRVLGYFNYGWQIGDATKNLLAAGIDEKRYAPLPIVFDESVKDQYIDPPGFVNNYATGITVNAKDPVRIIQYFDNLLKEENQILVQWGIKDETYSVDENGRFYFADDDQRKAHDDLELSRKFGFTYFGTDWPRYGGESTLSDGNAYSPGNQPEVAAASYTEGDKKFLDAYGIQTFSELFNKPEERPWFPAWSIALEQGSPEQIFTTKSDDLQRKYLPEMILGTPENFSKLWDSYMAELSKLDKAGYEATITKIVQDRVAGKW, from the coding sequence ATGGTGAAACCAAAATTGAAAACGGCAGGTTTAGCCGTAGTACTCATGGCTTTGCTGGCTGGATGCAGTCAGAACAATTCGTCTTCGTCACCTTCAACGCCAACGGAGGATGACAACAGCCCAGTCACATTCTCGTATTACATGTTCTCTCCAGGCAAGAAGGATACATTGGCAAGTGAGACAAGGATCGGTAAAGAATTGCAAGAACAGACGGGTGTGGACTTCAAGATGGAATACCTTGTCGGTGATAGTGCTACCAAAGCAGGGGTTATGATCGCCAGTGGAGATTACCCAGATGTCATCAGCTCGAGTGGTGAGATGTCCAAGTTATTAGATGCTGGAGCCTACATTCCTTTGGATGATCTCATTGAAGAGTACGGACCGAATATTAAGAGGGTATATGGACCGTATTTTGACAAAATGAGAAATGCAGAGGATGGAAAAATCTATGCGCTTCCGTACACAGCCAATCAGGGTGAATACTCTGGTAATCCAAACGTAGGCGGCGGGGCGTTCTGGATTCAGCGCTCTGTACTTAAGGAATTCAACTATCCCAAAATCACCACATTGGATGAATACTTTGATCTAATCGAGGATTACAAGGAGAAGCATCCAACTGTTGATGGTGCGGAGACCATCGGTTTTGTATCACTCGCGGGCGTAGCTAACAACTTCTTCACCTTGCAGAATCCTGCCATGCATCTAGCTGGATATCCGAACGACGGTAGCGTCATGGTCGATATGAATACACATGAAGCTAAAGTGGTTGCTGGAACCGATGAACAGAAAAAATGGATTCAGAAGCTGAATGAAATCAATGCTAAAGGCATGCTTGATCCAGAATCATTCACAATGAACAAAGACCAATATTTGGCGAAGTTGACTTCAGGCCGTGTCCTTGGTTACTTCAATTACGGCTGGCAGATCGGAGACGCAACCAAAAACCTGCTCGCGGCAGGGATTGATGAGAAACGATATGCTCCGCTCCCGATTGTGTTTGATGAAAGTGTCAAAGATCAATATATCGACCCTCCTGGGTTCGTAAACAATTATGCAACTGGCATTACAGTCAATGCCAAAGATCCCGTTCGTATCATTCAATATTTTGATAACCTGCTTAAGGAAGAGAATCAGATCTTAGTACAGTGGGGTATCAAGGACGAGACGTATAGCGTGGACGAGAATGGACGATTCTATTTTGCCGATGACGATCAGCGCAAAGCTCATGATGATCTAGAACTGAGCCGTAAATTCGGATTCACTTATTTTGGCACAGACTGGCCGCGTTATGGTGGTGAATCTACATTGTCTGATGGAAACGCATACAGCCCAGGAAACCAGCCTGAGGTAGCTGCAGCGTCATACACGGAAGGAGACAAGAAATTCTTAGACGCCTATGGCATCCAAACGTTTAGTGAATTGTTTAACAAGCCTGAAGAACGGCCTTGGTTCCCTGCATGGTCCATTGCACTGGAGCAAGGATCACCTGAACAGATCTTCACGACCAAATCAGATGATCTTCAGCGTAAATATTTGCCGGAGATGATTCTAGGAACACCGGAGAACTTCAGCAAACTGTGGGATTCCTACATGGCTGAGCTGAGTAAACTGGACAAAGCAGGCTACGAAGCGACCATTACGAAAATTGTACAGGATCGTGTAGCAGGCAAATGGTAA
- a CDS encoding ABC transporter substrate-binding protein — MFRKKTLITGLAILLAVNIAGCNKASPEATSPDSNDNSPVTFKYFTFGGGKKDILASDTTIGKKLQEQTGVDWKMEYLVGDSATKAGVMIASGDYPDIIDSSGEMAKLMDAGAFIPLDDLIEKYGPNIKRVYGPDMDKFRQEDGQIYFFPYTANIGYVSEPNFQTGFYIQRAVLKEFNYPKIKTLDEYFDLIEQYKQKYPQIDGKETIGFATLAGEPSSFFTLQNPAMHLAGYPNDGSVMVDMESHEAKLVAGSDYQKQWIQKLSEVNAQGMFDPESFTMNRDQYLAKLTSGRVLGYFSYSWQVGDATSNLKKAGNDDKRYVALPIVFDNNVKDQYIDPPGFVNNYGIGITVNAEDPVRIIKYFDNLLKEENQILVQWGIQDETYSVNDEGRFYFENDEQRRYHEDPELSQKFGFDYFNYSWPRYGNNSLLEDGNAYGPGNQPEVATFSYTDGDKLLLEKYGVETFAELFSTPDERPWSPAWSIALEQGSPEQIFITKADDLQKKYLPKMIMESPTSFENTWNEYMGQMNQLNKKTYEDTITQAVKDRVAGKW, encoded by the coding sequence ATGTTTAGAAAGAAAACACTGATAACAGGCCTAGCTATCTTGCTCGCAGTCAATATTGCGGGTTGTAACAAAGCCAGTCCAGAAGCTACTTCCCCAGACAGCAATGACAACTCACCGGTTACGTTCAAATACTTCACGTTTGGCGGGGGTAAGAAGGACATCTTAGCAAGTGATACGACGATTGGTAAGAAGCTTCAGGAACAGACAGGCGTAGATTGGAAAATGGAATATCTAGTGGGTGACAGTGCTACGAAAGCCGGCGTCATGATTGCGAGCGGTGATTATCCAGACATTATTGACTCTAGTGGTGAAATGGCGAAATTGATGGATGCAGGGGCATTCATCCCACTGGATGATCTGATTGAAAAGTACGGACCAAACATCAAGCGAGTATACGGACCCGATATGGACAAGTTCAGGCAAGAGGATGGTCAAATCTACTTCTTCCCATACACCGCGAACATCGGGTATGTGTCAGAGCCTAATTTCCAGACGGGTTTCTACATCCAACGTGCTGTGCTCAAAGAATTCAACTATCCCAAAATCAAGACTTTGGACGAATATTTCGACTTAATTGAACAATACAAGCAGAAGTATCCTCAGATCGACGGCAAGGAGACCATTGGCTTCGCCACACTTGCGGGTGAACCAAGCAGCTTCTTCACCTTGCAGAATCCAGCGATGCACTTGGCAGGCTATCCGAATGACGGCAGCGTGATGGTAGATATGGAGAGCCATGAAGCTAAACTCGTAGCGGGTTCAGATTACCAGAAACAATGGATTCAGAAGCTTAGTGAGGTTAATGCCCAAGGGATGTTCGATCCAGAATCCTTTACGATGAACCGAGATCAATACCTTGCTAAATTGACGTCAGGTCGAGTGCTGGGATACTTCAGTTATTCCTGGCAGGTTGGCGATGCGACGAGCAACCTTAAGAAAGCTGGCAATGATGACAAACGCTATGTGGCGCTTCCCATCGTATTTGATAACAACGTCAAGGATCAGTATATCGATCCGCCTGGTTTTGTGAACAACTACGGTATCGGGATAACCGTGAATGCTGAAGATCCGGTACGGATTATCAAGTATTTTGACAACCTGCTCAAGGAAGAGAATCAGATTCTCGTTCAGTGGGGCATTCAAGATGAGACGTATAGCGTGAATGATGAGGGACGTTTCTATTTCGAGAATGATGAGCAGCGCAGATACCACGAAGATCCCGAACTGAGTCAGAAATTTGGATTTGATTATTTCAACTACAGCTGGCCGCGTTATGGCAATAACTCTCTGTTAGAGGATGGGAATGCGTATGGTCCGGGGAACCAGCCGGAAGTGGCCACCTTCAGTTATACCGATGGTGACAAATTGCTGCTAGAGAAGTACGGCGTAGAAACATTTGCGGAATTGTTCAGTACGCCGGATGAACGACCTTGGTCTCCTGCATGGTCTATTGCACTGGAGCAGGGTTCACCTGAACAGATTTTCATTACCAAGGCAGATGATCTACAGAAGAAATATTTACCGAAAATGATCATGGAATCGCCTACAAGCTTTGAGAACACGTGGAATGAATATATGGGGCAAATGAATCAATTGAACAAAAAAACATACGAAGACACGATAACGCAAGCAGTGAAGGATCGTGTAGCAGGCAAATGGTAA
- a CDS encoding cache domain-containing sensor histidine kinase, whose product MKLRDKLLLMYVLSVFIPIVVTNVVFYNVTTANIRSQKTRDAGVALNNLKNDLRVTIDQGVGLSYSLYADPVFNDTLSRTFRSHFEYIDAYNSYLKGEFSGKLSQGIRWYQVYTDNPTVLSSGYIERLTEGVRRANWYQQFQSHSAPYPALIAADQMLSLVQRLDNLDTGGIEQLLKIDLNMDLIKEHFRNSGFDGDVYLLDPGGHIRFSNEPQTIDPRLGELYSNIQFPNKIIQFERTFTGINYLEGWSLQGVMDEEIVLREVRKSRAFVVWLACINFVLPTIIIAAMSRSIHVRLVRILKHMKKVKTQNFQTIPPENARDEIGQLTMEFNRMTETIRNLIDEVYLADIQKKDLELKQQQAQLHALHSQINPHFLFNTLESVRMRSLIKGEKETAKMVHHMAKMFRKSISWNQHDVTVKEELELIESFLQIQKYRFGEKLQYRIEADPATLMYRIPKMVILPFVENASIHGIESSPAEGFIELLVSAEHDRLHISLQDNGIGMSPARLEELLSYLDQNTDMGEHVGMKNAYSRLKLCYKDDFSFHIQTWEGEGTHIQITLPLDPERIRDE is encoded by the coding sequence ATGAAACTTCGGGACAAGCTGTTACTTATGTATGTACTGTCTGTGTTCATTCCCATCGTTGTTACGAACGTTGTCTTCTACAATGTGACTACCGCCAATATACGTAGCCAGAAAACACGTGATGCGGGTGTTGCCTTGAACAATCTCAAAAATGATCTTCGTGTAACGATAGATCAAGGTGTGGGCTTGTCTTATTCGTTGTATGCTGACCCTGTATTCAATGACACACTCTCCCGCACATTTCGCAGTCATTTTGAATATATAGATGCTTACAATTCATATCTAAAAGGAGAATTCTCCGGTAAGTTAAGCCAGGGAATCCGCTGGTATCAAGTATACACGGATAATCCTACCGTATTATCTTCAGGATATATTGAACGCTTGACCGAGGGTGTACGTAGAGCAAATTGGTACCAGCAGTTTCAGTCGCATTCCGCTCCTTATCCTGCATTGATTGCAGCCGATCAGATGTTAAGTCTGGTACAGAGGCTCGACAACCTGGACACCGGCGGGATAGAACAGCTTCTCAAGATCGACCTAAATATGGATCTAATTAAAGAGCATTTTCGCAACAGTGGTTTTGATGGGGACGTCTATCTGCTCGATCCGGGAGGGCACATCCGCTTCTCCAACGAACCGCAAACGATAGACCCTCGGCTGGGGGAGCTGTACAGCAATATCCAGTTTCCGAACAAAATAATTCAGTTTGAACGTACATTCACAGGTATTAATTATTTGGAGGGCTGGTCCCTGCAAGGCGTTATGGATGAAGAAATCGTACTACGTGAGGTGCGCAAATCACGTGCATTCGTTGTCTGGCTTGCTTGCATCAATTTTGTGTTGCCTACAATCATCATTGCAGCGATGTCCAGATCCATTCATGTCCGACTCGTACGGATTCTTAAGCATATGAAAAAAGTAAAAACACAGAATTTTCAGACGATTCCGCCTGAAAACGCTAGGGATGAGATTGGTCAACTTACGATGGAATTCAATCGCATGACCGAGACGATCCGTAATCTAATTGATGAAGTTTACTTAGCGGATATACAGAAAAAAGATCTGGAGCTGAAGCAACAGCAAGCGCAGCTTCACGCACTCCATAGTCAGATTAATCCACATTTCCTATTCAATACGCTTGAATCTGTTCGGATGCGAAGTCTGATCAAGGGCGAGAAGGAGACAGCCAAAATGGTGCATCACATGGCTAAGATGTTCCGGAAGTCCATCAGTTGGAATCAGCATGATGTGACGGTGAAGGAAGAATTGGAGTTAATCGAGAGTTTCCTGCAAATTCAAAAGTACCGTTTCGGCGAAAAGCTTCAATATCGCATTGAAGCAGATCCGGCCACACTTATGTATCGAATTCCTAAGATGGTCATTCTTCCGTTTGTTGAAAATGCAAGTATCCATGGGATTGAGTCAAGCCCAGCCGAAGGTTTCATTGAATTGCTGGTTTCCGCCGAGCATGATCGGCTTCATATCTCTTTGCAGGATAACGGAATAGGCATGTCTCCTGCTCGCTTGGAGGAATTGCTGAGTTATCTAGATCAAAACACAGATATGGGTGAACATGTCGGTATGAAGAATGCATATAGCCGCTTAAAACTGTGTTACAAGGATGATTTTTCATTCCATATTCAGACTTGGGAAGGAGAAGGAACACATATCCAAATAACATTGCCACTTGATCCAGAGCGAATTCGAGACGAGTGA
- a CDS encoding response regulator, whose translation MLKVLLVDDEMFVRKGMHELIDWHALGMEISGEAENGLEALRMAECLRPDVIITDIRMPVLDGLELIRAIEQLPNLEPVFIIISGYHDFKYAQQAIKYGVHDYILKPIDDEEMTATLQKSADMIHNKRKHAFLAEEQASTFMLEDILKGKVQKEQEHRYTEVLGIHPQHDLMMVLIEPQSGLDERKVSVQRVREVLQVLENEFLRMFVMEQRNRFVLMLVWKENNHRSIVEDKLNCIHKKLSESLNVDIGLYAGTFVNEISDVPRSYREAEEAIRHKYAEHSGVVRFMEIKEKPLYVFNVNQDDIEPLILSLEERSQAACHQMVNDMFNQFHVRRFSPQAVTGSLLRYITGILAVVHEMGGNDKGLQRLKELAQQSHEGWNLRLLKDAFLVALEEAEEYIAQLRKEQSKGDVSKIKRYIDTHYTENISLKSIAALFYVNPVYLGRLFRKSYNLYFNEYLLELRIQEAKKLLRQTDLRMYEVAARVGFQNADYFVTQFEKIVAMSPTSYRNFIKENSQRGAQ comes from the coding sequence ATGTTAAAGGTATTGCTAGTGGACGATGAAATGTTTGTTCGGAAGGGGATGCATGAATTGATTGATTGGCATGCCCTGGGCATGGAGATTAGCGGGGAAGCAGAGAATGGTTTGGAAGCATTACGTATGGCGGAATGTTTGCGGCCTGACGTCATCATTACGGATATTCGAATGCCTGTTCTAGATGGGCTGGAACTGATCCGTGCTATAGAACAACTGCCAAATCTGGAGCCGGTATTCATCATTATTAGTGGATATCATGACTTCAAGTATGCACAACAGGCTATCAAATACGGGGTTCATGATTACATTCTCAAGCCGATCGATGATGAAGAAATGACGGCAACATTACAGAAATCAGCCGATATGATTCATAACAAAAGAAAGCATGCCTTCTTAGCAGAGGAACAAGCCAGCACGTTTATGCTTGAGGACATTCTTAAAGGTAAGGTACAGAAGGAGCAAGAGCATCGGTACACCGAGGTGTTAGGGATTCACCCACAGCACGATCTGATGATGGTATTGATTGAACCGCAGTCTGGATTGGATGAGAGGAAAGTCAGTGTTCAGCGAGTACGTGAGGTGTTACAAGTGCTAGAAAATGAGTTTCTTCGTATGTTCGTTATGGAGCAGCGAAATAGGTTTGTCCTCATGCTTGTATGGAAGGAGAATAACCATAGGAGCATTGTGGAAGACAAGCTGAACTGTATTCACAAAAAGCTAAGTGAAAGTTTAAATGTGGATATCGGTCTGTACGCAGGCACATTCGTGAATGAAATAAGTGATGTTCCGAGGTCGTATCGTGAGGCGGAAGAAGCGATTCGTCACAAGTACGCTGAACATAGCGGAGTCGTTAGATTTATGGAGATTAAGGAAAAGCCGCTATATGTGTTCAACGTGAATCAAGATGATATCGAACCTCTAATCCTAAGTTTGGAGGAGAGGAGTCAAGCTGCCTGTCATCAAATGGTGAATGACATGTTCAACCAATTCCATGTACGCCGCTTTTCCCCTCAAGCCGTCACAGGTTCATTGCTACGTTATATTACAGGGATTCTCGCTGTAGTGCATGAGATGGGCGGGAATGATAAGGGGCTGCAACGGCTGAAGGAATTGGCACAACAAAGTCATGAGGGGTGGAATTTACGATTGCTTAAGGACGCTTTCTTGGTCGCGTTAGAGGAGGCAGAGGAATACATTGCACAATTACGGAAAGAGCAGTCCAAAGGAGATGTTAGCAAAATCAAGCGTTACATTGATACGCATTATACCGAAAATATCAGTCTCAAAAGCATCGCTGCGCTGTTCTATGTGAATCCGGTCTACCTTGGACGCCTCTTTCGCAAAAGCTACAATCTTTATTTCAATGAATATCTGCTTGAACTGCGTATACAGGAAGCGAAGAAGCTCCTTCGTCAGACCGATCTAAGAATGTACGAGGTGGCTGCGCGTGTAGGATTTCAGAACGCAGATTATTTTGTAACACAGTTTGAGAAGATCGTCGCTATGTCACCTACCTCATATCGGAATTTTATCAAAGAAAACAGTCAGCGAGGTGCACAATGA